The DNA sequence AAGGACCCTGACAGCAAGGTAAGGCCACCGCGGGAGGTGCTTTGACCGGCATGAAGCTGTTGTTAAGTGGAGCTCCAGAAGTGTATGAAGCTCTGCTCTGCCTGGGTCCTGAGTCGGGGCCCTGGGGGGACAAGAGCTTGCACTTTGAAAGGCTGTATTAAAGGTGGGGCCTTCCCTGCGTGTTGCAGGTGGTGCTGTCCCGGCAGTACGGCTCTGAGGGTCGCTTCACGTTTACCTCCCACACTCCTGGTGACCATCAGATCTGCCTGCACTCCAACTCTACCAAGATGGCTCTCTTTGCTGGTGGCAAACTGGTAAGGGGATTTTCTCAGCTTGGAATCTCTGACTTGCTTCCAAATTTTGATTTTTCGTTAATATTTGTGACACTTTGTCTCACAGTCAGAATTGAGGAGACAGATCTTGCCTTTTACCCCCCAGCCAGGGACTGAGTGCGTTGTTCCATAGATGGGCACAGGTGATTGGTGGCCCCACCACTCAGACACTTCTTGTTTACTTGTAGCGTGTGCACCTGGACATTCAGGTTGGGGAGCACGCCAACAACTACCCTGAGATTGCTGCTAAGGATAAGCTGACCGAGCTGCAGCTCCGTGCCCGACAGTTGCTTGATCAAGTGGAACAGATTCAGAAGGAGCAAGATTACCAAAGGGTAAGGGCGTGTCTCAATGCACTTTATGCTTTCTATACCTATTCATCAAGTTTCTGCTTGGGGCTTTCTCTGTTTGGGAGGTCAGCTCTTCAGAGAGTGGAATGGAGGATATCAGTCTAAATAGTTGgggtttttcactttttctttttttttggtggtaaaatatatgtaacatagaACTTGCTATTTGAACTTTTTCAAATAGTTACATGCATCCATGATACtgtgccaccatcaccaccattcctATCCAGAACATTTCGTCTTCCCAAAGTGAaaatttgtacttctttttttggagacagagagtctcgccctcagtagagtgccgttgcatcacagctcacagcaacctcccaactctcggacttaggcgattctcttgcttcagcctctgaatagctgggactatagttgttcaccacaacgcccggctatttttttttgttgcagtttggccaggccaggtttgaacctgccaccctccgtatctggggccagcgctgtactcactgagccacaggcactgccctgtacttttttttttttttttttttgagacagagtcttactttgtcacccttggtagagtgttgtggcatcatagcttacagcaacctcaaactcctgggcttaagtgatcctcttgcctcagccacccaagaagctgggactataggcacctgccacaaggccaagctattgttttgtttttgtttttttttgtcacccttggtagagtgccatggtgtcacagctcacagcaaactccagcttttgggcttaggcaattctctttcctcagcctcctaagtagctgggactacaggtgcccgccacaacacctggctattttttgttgcagtttggccagggctgggttcgaacctgccaccctctggcatatggggccagcgccctacccactgagccacaggcacctcctggcCAAGctatctttttgagacaaggtctcgctttagcttgggctagtcttgaactcctgaactcaggcaatccacctacctctgcctcccagagtgctgggattacaggagtgacccATGGCGCCTGGCTCaaaatgtgtatgtattaaaCAATGACAccccattccttccttctcagcccCTGACAAcacaccattctactttctgttacTAACTACCTCATATAAGCGAAATCACACAGTGTTTGGCcttttgtgcttggcttattccattcagtacaatgtcctcaaggttcatctattttgtaGCATATATTAGAATATCCTTCCTTTTTAGACTGAATAAGAtgtcattgtatgtatatacatcaCTTTGTTTTAGATAGTCATTTTTAAGCTCTATAAAATAAAgtgaagagggcggcgcctgtggctcagtgagtagggtgacggccccatataccgagggtggcgggttcaaacccagccccggccaaactgcaaccaaaaaaaaatagccgggcgttgtggcgggtgcctgtagtcccagctgcttgggaggctgaggcaagagaatcgcgtaagcccaagagttagaggttgctgtgagccgtgtgacgccacggcactctacctgagggcggtacagtgagactctgtctctacaaaaaaaaaaaaaataaataaagtgaagagAGGACACTTGACTATAAGAGCCATTGCCTACCTCTTTTTCTTGGGATCTTGTCATAAATGGTAGGAGCATGATTTCAATCCTAACAAAGATGATTGTGGAGGGAGAGCACTGTCCTTTCTTTGGGGCAGTCTCAGTGGAGAAATTGTAGCTCCTCTAATGGAGTCACAGGCAGTATTCCAAAGGGTGTTGATTCTGGAGTTGAGTAGCAACCTACAGGGAGGGTCCTTACAACAGGTTGGGACTATTTCTCCTGCTCATTTAACTCTGTGTTGCTCCACACAGTATCGTGAAGAACGCTTCCGACTGACCAGCGAGAGCACCAACCAGAGGGTCCTGTGGTGGTCCATTGCTCAGACTGTCATCCTTATCCTCACTGGCATCTGGCAGATGCGTCACCTCAAGAGCTTCTTTGAGGCCAAGAAACTGGTGTAGTGCCCTCTCCATATAACCTCTGCTTCTCACTTCATTTATTTGGTACTTTCCCCACCCACTCCCTTATCCACATGgattttgaggggaaaaaatgaaaaagcatgtAAGTCACATTGGTTCCATAGCAACAAACCATTCAGATCAACCACCTGTTAACCCTGGTTCCCAAGGAATAGGACATTGGTCCAagatttcaaaatcattcttAGGACTTGTGAAGAGTTGGAACTAACCCAGGACTAAGTCTGGCTTCTTTTGTCTCCAGTGATTCTCCTCTGTTCTATcacaaaatgagcaaatgaaaaaTGTCTCCTTTACCTTCTGCTCCCTGTACATCTGCTTATGTAATAGGTAGCTGGCACGCCCAACAGAGGACCTGCCTGACTGCCTGCTGGTCAGTCCTGGGTTCACTCAATGGCTTTGCGAATGTAAATAAGGGGCAGGTCTTGGCCCCAGAGGACTGAGATGTTTTTCTATATATTAGAActattttttgataaattatatattttccttcCTAGTTGAAGTATTACTGCCTACAGCTAGCTGAAAACACCAATGCAGTCCTTCATTCTGTTTATTCACACATTTTTGATAACTACAATGGTAGCTCTTAGGATTTCAGCCTTCTGGGCCAGAAAGCAGATGTTATAGATGCTCTCAAGGCTGTTATCAGAGAGTCAAACTTGGACACCTGTGATTTCCATCCTATAGGACCTCCTGTAAGAGATAAGGTAGTAACAGAGCTAGCACAGGGCAGTGTACTCTTACTTCTCTATTCCCTTAACTTTTATTTAAGCTATGGTGAATGTTTTCTTCAAGAGAACCAGATTTGGTTCTTTATACAGAATTTTCCAGTGAAATAAAATGTGTTGTAGTAACTGTGTTTGAGATGAAATAAGAGGTTGAGGGGAGGTGCAAAGGGAAAAAGGAGTTTCCTGGCCTGGAACTAATGACCTGGAGTGGACTTCAGTGTGGAATTGTGGTACTAAGACTTGGCCTAGATGGGCCAGTTTCTAGGGGCTTTGGGAATGGACGTGGTGGGTGCTGGACCATTCACAAAGGTCAACCAAGTAGACAGTGTATCAGCAAGTAGTTACCTGAAGAAACTAAGTACCTTAATTCTTAGCCCTCAAAATCATAAATTTGAACAAATAGTAGTATACTTCCCTCATGCCCTTCTCCTGAATAAAATGTAGTATCATTAGttgcccattctttttttttttgtagagacagagtctcactgtaccgcccttgggtagagtgccgtggcgtcacacggctcacagcaacctctaactcttgggcttatgcgattctcttgcctcagcctcccgagcagctgggactacaggcgcccgccacaacgcccggctatttttttttttgtttgcagtttggccggggctgggtttgaacccgccaccctcggcatatggggccggcgccctactcactgagccacaggcgccgccctagttgcccattcttgatattttatttcatattattagtatatagtatatatttgaaatgtttattaaatttatcTGACCTACAGAACTAAACTCCTGTATTTTTCCTTATGTTCTATACTATTCCATATATGTGTActtatttttagttataaaaatatatgcaatttagttctataggtttttcttttaatatttttgtattttaaaaattctatatattcttcatatttctaaTTCTGGGTAGCCTTGTAATAGTCCTGTGAGGTGAAATGCCAAAATTcttcaagtatttaaaataattggcaaatttacattttttgggggggggggtggttcTGCTTTACAacacaatattctttttttttttctttttaaaagaactcgacttttatttttttttaaaaaagaagaaaataaaaaaaagaaaaagaggcaaaaagaaaaaaggcagagaatcaaaaaaggaaagataatgaaaaaaattcccCACTGCCCACAatattcttttattgttgttgttgttgcagtttttggctgagaccggctttgaacctgccacctctggtatatggggctggcgtcctactccttgagcgacaggtgccgcccacaatgCAATATTCTTCACTTTTGAATTGACCTAGTAAAAATCAGATATCTTTTGAACTAGTTAGATATGTGGACCTCTGGCTTGGGATCTTTGGGGAGTCCATGACATGTCAGGGACACATTTCTGCTTTATGGTTGTTAATAGGAATCTAGTCTATAAAGCAGCCACTGGAACATGGAGTATTAAGAGGACAAGAAGGCACCGATAAGGGCTGGGCCCGGCTTCCATAGGTTTGTTTGGCAATGGAAACAGTTGAGCTCAACTATGCCGGTAGGTGTCTCTTAATTTTGATAGGAAAGAGTGAAGACAGAGGTGGACGTGCATTATACCTTTATACTGATGGGGCAGGTGGGATTTTAATGGTGAGGAGACGGGCCAAATAGTGGTGGCCGTGGGGTGAATAAGGATTTCCATATTGTGTATCATATTCACAGATACATTATGGcctaaaaaaagttttgttttttatacagCAGTCTTTCCTTAAGTGGtaggttaaaaaaatgaaaaaaaaaaaaaaatagtacaggggcagcacctgtggctcaaaggagtagggcgccggccgcgtatagtggaggtggcaggttcaaacccagcctcagccaaaaactgcaaaaaaataaaataagaacagtaTTTAAGCTACACTCAAAATAAGGTGATTCTTCTTCCCCATGCCCATATTACCCTGATTCCATTCTGAAGTTCCTAGACTCTATATGGCAGCCTaagggccacatgctgattttgtgacaacttttttgcttatctgtgctgtCAGATACCACAAAAAGTACTCTgggaccttttttgttttttgctaatcagctttcattagtgtttgtgtatttaacgtgtggttcaagacaactcttcttccaatgtttggtagagaaaaaaaaaggttggacacccctgctctacAATATCTTTAACAAACAGCCTTCTTTCTCtttaccacacacacaaaaggttGCAGGAAAAGGGgtatccattctttctttttttgagacagagtctcatactgttgccttgggcagagtgctgtggcatcatagctcacagcaacctcaaactcttgggcttaagcgatcctctggcctgagcctcctgagtagtgtgactacagatgtctgccacgatacctggctagtttttctatttttagtagagatggggtttcattcttgctcaggctggtcttgaatttctgagtgcaagcaatccactcacctcagcctcccagagtgctaggattacaggtgtgagccactgcacctggctgtggCACTCATTCTTAACATCCTCTATCATCCCAGCTCACTTTTGCAGTTTTTACTGGGATTGGCGGTGTCCATCTTCATCATTTGATCCGCCTGACTGCCTGTTGGTGCATGAACTACTTTGTTCTCAACCTAACAGCCAGTTGATAGCTTATGGTATTCATTGCTGGGCTGCACTTCTCAGACAGGATGCATAGGATCACCCCAGTAGTTTGTCAGCCGGTGGTAGACACCTGGGCAACTCAGGTCCAGTCTTAGTAGCTTTGTATTTGGGTGGTACCAAACACAGAATACGCAGAATAATGACTCCTCAAAGATGTCCTTATTCTAATCCCTGAAATATGTGAATATGTTACTTAACATGGCAAAAGggaattaaggttgctaatcGGACAACTTTAAAATAGGGAAactggctgagcatggtggctcacctagtaaaaccagcactttgggaggacaagatacgaggattgcttgaggccaggagttagacaACAGCCTAGTCAACAAAGCTaggccctgtctttaaaaattttttaaaaatcagctaggTGTGGCTGTAGTCtcaccactcaggaggctgagtaaGGGTGAGGTGATCcctaggaattcaaggctgccGTTAGCTATCAGGCCACTGCATTCAGCCTgcagcaacagtgagaccctgtttcaaaaaacaaacgcgggggtggtggggtggtggtgagaTGAAGAAGGGGTTGAGATTTTCCAGGATCATCTGGGTGggactgtttctttcttttttttttttttttaagagacagagtctcactttgtcgccctcaatagaatgctgtggcatcgcagctcacagcaacctccagctcttgggctttggcgattctcttgcctcagcctcccgagtagctgggactacaggcgcctgctacaacgcccagctattttttttgttgcagtttggccagggccgggtttgaactctccaccctcggtatatggagccggcgcccaactcactgagtcacaggcgccgcccagagggtCTGTTTCCCTGTTTCTTCCAGCTTGGctctgttccctttcctccaccatCGAAATCCAGTAACTGCGGTTGAGTCCTCACTTGGcatcaccctgacctctcttcagcTCCCCCCTAACACTTTTAAAGACTTTGTGATAAGGATTCTTAATTCCCACGTGCACTACTTTtccattgctgctgtaacaaatcaccacaatgTAGTAAAACAACGTAaattaggctgggcgtggtgtctcacgtttgtaatcctagcactctgggaggctgagactggtggatGGCTTTAACTCTGGAGTTCGatgaccccagggcactctacctagcgTAACAGAGTTAGACTCAGTCTCAAACGCACAACCAACCTCTCCCAACACCAccccttatttattattttaatagttctGTAGGTCAAAAGTCTGACACTGGAACTATAACCTCGATTTTGACCTATGAGACCTCTGTCAGTCTTGGGACCCACAGCACTGTAACCAACTGTAACCGGTCACCCAGGTTTGGGAATCCCACAACAACtatcctttttctatttcaagCAGTTGCTGCCAAGCTCTGTGCTGTTCATTCTTCCGACGGCCAGCCCTTCTCCGCAGCTTTACAAAAAGCTGGTGCACCTCGCATCACTTGGTCTCTCACCGCCAGCGCCGCCCGGCGGGACCCCTGACCCTAATCCGGTCCTGCGCCCTTTCGGCGCCGACTAAGGCTTGTCTTGCAGGTCTTGAAAACCAGATCTTCGGCTGCGTCGGGCAAAGCCCGAGGAACCTGCAGGGTGCTCTGCTGCCTTAAGGTTTCGACTCGACAGCGAGCTTCTCGGTTTCCCCCTTCACACTGTCCTAAGCGCAGCACAGCCACAGAACCCCGGCGGAATACCAGAAGACCAGGTGACAGCATTTCCGGGAAGTGACGATCCCCCGAAACTGATTGGTTGCTACTTTGACCCGCCCCCGCGTCGTACGCGTTTTTCCTGCCGCGCGTGCGCGTTGTCATTACAGAGCAGCATCATGGCGGACCCGGAATCTTTGGGCTTTGAACACATGGGTCTCGACCACCGCATCCTGCAGGTACAAGGGAGGGCTGGGAGTCGGCTTGCAGGCCCGCAGGGCGCGCTGCCACCTTCTGTGACTTATGAGCTGCGCTCCTCGCCTTTCCTAGGCTGTCACTGACCTGGGATGGTCGCGACCTACG is a window from the Nycticebus coucang isolate mNycCou1 chromosome 11, mNycCou1.pri, whole genome shotgun sequence genome containing:
- the TMED4 gene encoding transmembrane emp24 domain-containing protein 4: MAGVGARLLPVMGRLALLLLGLCTAGSWGLYFHIGETEKRCFIEEIPDETMVIGNYRTQMWDKQKEVFLPSTPGLGMHVEVKDPDSKVVLSRQYGSEGRFTFTSHTPGDHQICLHSNSTKMALFAGGKLRVHLDIQVGEHANNYPEIAAKDKLTELQLRARQLLDQVEQIQKEQDYQRYREERFRLTSESTNQRVLWWSIAQTVILILTGIWQMRHLKSFFEAKKLV